Proteins encoded in a region of the Apteryx mantelli isolate bAptMan1 chromosome 34, bAptMan1.hap1, whole genome shotgun sequence genome:
- the RPS9 gene encoding small ribosomal subunit protein uS4, which produces MAPPSLGPLYPLDAPPGAPGHWPAAPLAPIGRRAARAAPPLAAAAVGGALPAALYKAPLATTLLLLRHCWGSEAPSATMPVARSWVCRKTYVTPRRPFEKSRLDQELKLIGEYGLRNKREVWRVKFTLAKIRKAARELLTLDEKDPRRLFEGNALLRRLVRIGVLDEGKMKLDYILGLKIEDFLERRLQTQVFKLGLAKSIHHARVLIRQRHIRVRKQVVNIPSFIVRLDSQKHIDFSLRSPYGGGRPGRVKRKNAKKGQGGGGGGEDEEED; this is translated from the exons ATGGCGCCGCCCTCCTTGGGGCCGCTCTACCCACTCGATGCTCCTCCGGGCGCGCCCGGCCATTGGCCAGCGGCGCCGCTCGCTCCCATTGGCCGGCGCGCTGCGCGTGCTGCGCCACCGTTGGCTGCCGCCGCGGTGGGCggggccctgcccgccgccctaTATAAAGCGCCGCTGGCAACCACCCTCCTCCTTTTGCGCCACTGCTGGGGCAGCGAG GCCCCCTCGGCCACCATGCCGGTCGCCCGGAGCTGGGTCTGCCGGAAAACCTACGTCACCCCGCGGCGCCCCTTCGAGAAGTCCCGGCTCGACCAGGAGCTGAAGCTCATCG gcGAATATGGTCTGAGGAACAAGCGGGAAGTCTGGAGGGTGAAGTTCACCCTGGCCAAGATCCGCAAGGCGGCTCGGGAGCTGCTGACGCTGGATGAGAAGGACCCGCGGCGCCTCTTTGAGG gcAACGCGCTGCTGCGGCGCCTGGTGCGCATCGGGGTGCTGGACGAGGGCAAGATGAAGCTCGACTACATCCTGGGGCTGAAGATCGAGGACTTCCTGGAGCGGCGCCTGCAGACGCAGGTCTTCAAGCTGGGCCTGGCCAAGTCCATCCACCACGCGCGGGTGCTCATCCGCCAGCGGCACATCCG gGTGCGCAAGCAGGTGGTGAACATCCCGTCGTTCATCGTGCGCCTCGACTCGCAGAAGCACATCGACTTCTCGCTGCGCTCGCCCtacggcggcggccgccccgggcgtGTCAAGCGCAAGAACGCCAAGAAGGGgcagggcggcggtggcggcggcgaggacgaggaggaggactGA
- the LOC136994894 gene encoding LOW QUALITY PROTEIN: uncharacterized protein (The sequence of the model RefSeq protein was modified relative to this genomic sequence to represent the inferred CDS: inserted 3 bases in 3 codons): MASLGPPGALGAPAPRGNLPPGRVPLAPPYAVVLISCSGLLAFVLLLLTCLCCKRGDVGFKEFENPDGEEDSGEFTPPAEETSSSQSLPEVYVLPLAEVGPPPPGPPPPQADPAKPLGLSRQHLSYLQEIGNGWFGKVILGELLADVSPVPVVVKELRASAGPLEQRKFLAEAQPYRSLQHPNLLQCLGLCSESVPLLLVMEYCQLGDLKRYLRAQRGAEGRTPELPPRDLATLQRLALEVTLGLRHLHRHGYVHSDLALRNCLLTSELTVRVGDYGLSHNNYREDYYVTPDRLWIPLRWVAPELLEETHGTLSVVDQSKESNVWSLGVTLWELFEFGSQPYRHLSDEEVLAYVLRERQMTLAKPRLKLPHSDYWFEVLQSCWRPAPQRPSLEELHRRLSWLLRERPPRPPPPPPSAFPLLDGXPGPEADDVLTVTESGGGGLGFECLWERARHGRGKANTAAANTAADNTATDNTATDNGGLAVPGTNPFLEALGTPGVVPVISARSPSVSSEYYIRLEEHEELGTAAAAGVTTVTTATRRRRLFLLLLLLARRQPLPGGARRGLNPFRGVRETSLSERSGRRPGLRCPLCGGDAATGTAAATATAAVAPRVTFSTGGVPFGKRDGPVGTDVTFGSGDVTVDRSGSAQDTRDVPVGADVAFGTGDAPFGTRDVTLDGRGGAQGADVTFSTRDVPTGAGDATFGTRDVPLDRSDVPVPGEVPERVPKEVPADVTKGVPKEMPRDVPEGIPKEMFSQVPKGVPKEVPGDVPKGVPTETPRDISKEVPKEMSGNVPKGVPTEMPRDISKEVPKEMSGDVPKGVPTEMPRDISKEIPKEMSDVPKGVPKKMPRDVPKGVLKEMPGDVPKGVPEKMPGDVPKRIPEEMSGDVPKGILEMPGDVPKRIPKEMPRDVPKGIPEMPGDVPKGSPRRCPEMSPKGSPRRYLCSHPANGMSLRPALEDVSCPPAESSTKPSXEEMTSKDYYFDSYAHFGIHEEMLKDEVRTLTYRNSMFHNRHLFKDKVVLDVGSGTGILCMFAAKAGARRVIGIECSSISDYAVKIVKANKLDHVVSIIKGKVEEVELPVEKVDIIISEWMGYCLFYESMLNTVIYARDKWLTPDGLIFPDRXTLYVTAIEDRQYKDYKIHWWENVYGFDMSCIKDVAIKEPLVDVVDPKQLVTNACLIKEVDIYTVKVEELTFTAPFCLQVKRNDYVHALVAYFNIEFTRCHKRTGFSTSPESPYTHWKQTVFYMEDYLTVKTGEEIFGTITMKPNAKNNRDLDFTIDLDFKGQLCELSCSTDYRMR, encoded by the exons atggcctcGCTCGGGCCCCCCGGCGCCCTGGGGGCACCCGCCCCCCGCG GGAACCTGCCGCCGGGCCGGGTGCCCCTGGCCCCCCCCTACGCCGTGGTGCTCATCTCCTGCTCCGGCCTCCTGGccttcgtcctcctcctcctcacctgcCTCTGCTGCAAGCGGGGCGACGTCGGCTTCAAG GAGTTCGAGAACCCGGACGGCGAGGAGGACTCGGGGGAGTTCACGCCGCCCGCCGAGGAGACCTCGTCCTCCCAGTCGCTGCCCGAGGTCTACGTCCTGCCCCTGGCGGAGGtgggccccccgccccccggccccccgcccccccaagcTG ACCCGGCAAAACCCCTGGGGCTGAGCCGGCAGCACCTGAGCTACCTGCAGGAGATCGGCAACGGCTGGTTCGGGAAG GTCATCCTCGGGGAGCTCCTGGCCGACGTGAGCCCGGTGCCGGTGGTGGTGAAGGAGCTGCGGGCCAGCGCCGGCCCCCTGGAGCAGAGGAAGTTCCTGGCCGAGGCGCAGCCCTACCG GAGCCTGCAGCACCCCAACCTGCTGCAGTGCCTGGGGCTGTGCAGCGAGAGCGTGCCGCTGCTGCTCGTCATGGAGTACTGCCAGCTG GGCGACCTGAAGCGCTACCTGCGGGCGCAGCGGGGGGCCGAGGGGCGGACGCCCGAGCTGCCCCCCCGCGACCTGGCCACGCTGCAGCGCCTGGCCCTCGAGGTGACGCTGGGCCTGCGCCACCTCCACCGCCACGGCTACGTGCACAG CGACCTGGCCCTCCGCAACTGCCTGCTGACGTCGGAGCTGACGGTGCGCGTGGGGGACTATGGGCTGTCGCACAACAACTACCGG GAGGACTACTACGTCACCCCCGACCGGCTGTGGATCCCCCTGCGCTGGGTGGCcccggagctgctggaggagacgCACGGGACCCTCTCCGTGGTGGACCAGAGCAAGGAGAGCAACGTCTG GTCGCTGGGGGTGACGCTGTGGGAGCTGTTCGAGTTCGGCAGCCAGCCCTACCGGCACCTCTCCGACGAGGAGGTCCTGGCCTACGTGCTGCGGGAGCGGCAGATGACCCTGGCCAAGCCCCGCCTCAAGCTGCCCCACTCCGACTACTG GTTCGAGGTGCTGCAGTCGTGCTGGCGCCCGGCGCCGCAACGGCCCTCGCTGGAGGAGCTGCACCGGCGGCTGAGCTGGCTGCTGCGGGAGCG acccccccggccgccgccgccgccgccctcggcctTCCCGCTGCTCGACG TTCCGGGGCCGGAGGCGGACGACGTGCTGACGGTGacggagagcggcggcggcggcctgggcTTCGAGTGCCTGTGGGAGCGCGCGCGGCACGGCCGCGGCAAGGCCAACACCGCCGCCGCCAACACCGCCGCCGACAACACCGCCACCGACAACACCGCCACCGACAACGGCGGGCTGGCGGTGCCGGGCACCAACCCCTTCCTGGAGGCGCTGGGGACGCCCGGCGTGGTGCCCGTCATCAGCGCCCGCAGCCCCTCGGTGAGCAGCGAGTACTACATCCGCCTGGAGGAGCACGAGGAgctcggcaccgccgccgccgccggagtcACCACCGTCACGAccgccacccgccgccgccgcctgttcctcctcctcctcctcctcgcccggcGGCAACCCCTTCctggcggcgcccgccgcgggctCAACCCTTTCCGCGGGGTGCGGGAGACGTCGCTGTcggagcggagcggccggcggccggggctgcgctgcccgctgtgcggcggggacgcggcgacggggacggcggcggcgacggcgacggcggcggTGGCCCCCC GTGTCACCTTCAGCACCGGAGGCGTCCCCTTTGGCAAAAGAGATGGCCCCGTGGGCACGGATGTCACCTTCGGCAGCGGAGACGTCACCGTGGACCGAAGCGGCAGCGCCCAGGACACAAGGGACGTCCCCGTGGGCGCGGATGTCGCCTTCGGCACCGGAGACGCCCCCTTCGGCACCAGAGACGTCACCTTGGATGGACGCGGCGGCGCCCAGGGCGCAGACGTCACCTTCAGCACGAGAGACGTCCCCACGGGCGCAGGAGACGCCACCTTCGGCACCAGAGACGTCCCCTTGGACAGAAGCGATGTCCCC GTGCCCGGAGAAGTCCCTGAAAGGGTCCCCAAGGAGGTGCCTGCAGATGTCACCAAAGGGGTCCCCAAAGAAATGCCAAGAGATGTCCCCGAAGGGATCCCCAAGGAGATGTTCAGCCAGGTCCCCAAAGGGGTCCCCAAAGAGGTGCCCGGAGATGTCCCCAAAGGGGTCCCCACGGAAACGCCAAGAGATATCTCCAAAGAGGTCCCCAAGGAGATGTCAGGAAATGTCCCCAAAGGGGTCCCCACGGAAATGCCAAGAGATATCTCCAAAGAGGTCCCCAAGGAGATGTCAGGAGATGTCCCCAAAGGGGTCCCCACGGAAATGCCAAGAGATATCTCCAAAGAGATCCCCAAGGAGATGTCAGATGTCCCCAAAGGGGTCCCCAAGAAGATGCCAAGAGATGTCCCCAAAGGGGTCCTCAAGGAGATGCCTGGAGATGTCCCCAAAGGGGTCCCCGAGAAGATGCCAGGAGATGTCCCCAAAAGGATCCCTGAGGAGATGTCAGGAGATGTCCCCAAAGGGATCCTCGAGATGCCCGGAGATGTCCCCAAAAGGATCCCCAAGGAGATGCCAAGAGATGTCCCCAAAGGGATCCCCGAGATGCCCGGAGACGTCCCAAAAGGATCCCCGAGGAGATGCCCGGAGATGTCCCCAAAAGGATCCCCGAGGAGAT ACCTTTGTAGCCACCCTGCTAACGGGATGAGCCTCCGGCCGGCGCTAGAAGAT gtCTCGTGCCCCCCGGCAGAGAGCAGCACCAAGCCAT GCGAGGAGATGACGTCCAAGGATTACTACTTCGACTCCTATGCCCACTTCGGCATCCACGAG GAGATGCTGAAGGACGAGGTGCGCACGCTGACCTACCGCAACTCCATGTTCCACAACCGGCACCTCTTCAAGGACAAGGTGGTGCTGGACGTGGGCAGCGGCACCGGCATCCTCTGCATGTTCGCCGCCAAGGCCGGCGCCCGCCGCGTCATCGGG aTCGAGTGCTCCAGCATCTCCGACTACGCTGTGAAAATCGTCAAGGCCAATAAACTGGATCACG tcgtCTCCATCATCAAGGGGAAGGTGGAGGAAGTGGAGCTGCCGGTGGAGAAGGTCGACATCATCATCAGCGAGTGGATGGGCTACTGCCTCTTCTACGAGTCCATGCTCAACACCGTCATCTACGCCCGCGACAAGTGGCTG ACCCCTGATGGCCTCATCTTCCCCGACC CAACGCTCTACGTCACGGCCATCGAGGACCGGCAGTACAAGGACTACAAGATCCACT GGTGGGAGAATGTCTACGGCTTCGACATGTCCTGTATCAAGGACGTGGCCATCAAGGAGCCCCTCGTGGACGTGGTGGACCCCAAGCAGCTCGTGACCAACGCCTGCCTCATCAAG gagGTGGACATCTACACGGTGAAGGTGGAGGAGCTGACGTTCACGGCGCCCTTCTGCCTGCAGGTGAAGCGCAACGACTACGTCCACGCGCTCGTCGCCTACTTCAACATCGAGTTCACCCGCTGCCACAAGCGCACCGGCTTCTCCACCA GCCCCGAGTCGCCCTACACGCACTGGAAGCAGACGGTCTTCTACATGGAGGACTACCTCACGGTGAAGACGGGCGAGGAGATCTTCGGCACCATCACCATGAAGCCCAACGCCAAGAACAAC CGCGACCTCGACTTCACCATCGACCTGGACTTCAAGGGGCAGCTCTGCGAGCTCTCGTGCTCCACCGACTACCGCATGCGCTag
- the LOC136994895 gene encoding LOW QUALITY PROTEIN: reticulocalbin-3-like (The sequence of the model RefSeq protein was modified relative to this genomic sequence to represent the inferred CDS: deleted 2 bases in 2 codons) yields the protein MGSTAWPGRLVWLAALWLAGAEPAPDRGPRRPHEHPRGVAYDHEAFLGAEEARAFDQLAPHESRRRLGLLVGLIDGDGDGAVKGAELQAWMERRRRRGLAESCAGAASATTATATRPGLARVPQQAYGADDDFGDVEDPESYRRPGGPDGAALPAADGDGDGVVRGDELAAFLHPEEFEHMKLVVAATIEDMDKNGDGYVQVDEYIGDMYAREPGVPEPRVVADGAGAVGRFRDLDGDGRLDAAEVAHWLRPPATNPAEVEAKHLLHESDADKDGKLTKEEILGNWNMFVGSQATSYGEDLTRPHDEL from the exons atgGGCTCTACAG catggcCGGGGCGGCTGGTGTGGCTGGCGGCGCTTTGGCTGGCGGGGGCCGAGCCGGCGCCCGACAGGGGCCCCCGGCGGCCCCACGAGCACCCGCGCGGCGTCGCCTACGACCACGAGGCCTTTCTGGGCGCCGAGGAGGCTCGCGCCTTCGACCAGCTGGCGCCCCAcgagagccgccgccgcctcgg gctGCTGGTGGGGCTCATCGACGGCGACGGCGACGGGGCGGTGAAGGGCGCCGAGCTGCAGGCCTGGatggagcggcggcggcggcgcggcctggccgagag ctgcgccggggccgcgaGCGCTACGACGGCGACGGCGACGCGCCCTGGGCTGGCGCGAGTACCGCAGCAGGCCTACGGCGCTg ACGACGACTTTGGGGACGTCGAGGACCCCGAGAGCTACCGGCGGCCTGGTGGCCCGGACGGAGCGGCGCTTCCGGCGGCCGACGGCGACGGCGACGGCGTGGTCAGGGGCGACGAGCTCGCCGCCTTCCTGCACCCCGAGGAGTTCGAGCACATGAAGCTCGTCGTGGCAGCg ACCATCGAGGACATGGACAAGAACGGCGACGGCTACGTCCAGGTGGATGAGTACATCg GCGACATGTACGCG CGGGAGCCGGGGGTGCCGGAGCCCCGAGTGGTAGCGGACGGAGCGGGAGCAGTCGGACGCTTCCGCGACCTGGACGGCGACGGGCGCCTGGATGCGGCTGAAGTCGCCCACTGGCTGCGGCCACCGGCCACCAACCCGGCCGAGGTGGAGGCCAAGCACCTGCTGCACGAGTCCGACGCCGACAAg gacGGGAAGCTGACCAAGGAGGAGATTTTGGGCAACTGGAACATGTTCGTGGGCAGCCAGGCCACCAGCTACGGCGAGGACCTCACCCGCCCCCACGACGAGCTCTga